From the Methanomicrobia archaeon genome, one window contains:
- a CDS encoding 4Fe-4S dicluster domain-containing protein yields the protein MEPRYYLAWATDEAIRARGANGGFVTALLVSALETDFIDLALVVKKKSVYEGVPVLTDDPELVKESAGSLHGVPWNLAKMLLECAPDKRVGVPTKPCDARGIIELAKRRQIALDDIYLIGLNCGGTLHPLRMREVAAELYSLDPDTVQKEEITGGKLIFRYEGEGGATQEKGLKIDELEQEGRGRRDACRACTTKIPVMADLACGNWGVPKGERKTFVEVLTEKGGAILENALNKGAIEVEDATEQSIALRTKIERAMQKLAERWKDELDLLTDKSPTERLAFYTDQLQRCIHCGACKAVCPVCACDADAKCLDLHDEQDAYAISLYNLLRILHLMDSCIHCGQCEEVCPVDLPLTLIQRRFSERMQAHLDYEPGVDVTETPPYQETKLRWSADAKASESKEA from the coding sequence ATGGAACCAAGATACTACCTCGCCTGGGCGACGGATGAAGCGATACGAGCACGAGGAGCGAACGGCGGCTTTGTCACTGCACTCCTCGTCAGCGCTTTAGAAACCGATTTTATTGATCTTGCGCTTGTGGTGAAGAAGAAGAGTGTGTACGAGGGCGTACCGGTCTTGACGGACGATCCAGAGCTGGTGAAAGAGAGTGCCGGGTCGTTGCATGGTGTGCCCTGGAACCTCGCGAAAATGCTGCTCGAATGCGCGCCCGATAAGCGCGTCGGGGTGCCGACCAAGCCCTGTGACGCACGCGGCATTATCGAGCTGGCGAAACGGCGGCAAATCGCACTCGATGACATTTATCTGATCGGACTCAACTGCGGGGGAACGTTACATCCGCTGCGCATGAGGGAGGTAGCGGCGGAACTTTACAGTCTCGATCCCGATACCGTGCAGAAGGAGGAGATAACCGGCGGAAAGCTCATTTTCCGCTACGAGGGTGAAGGCGGTGCGACACAGGAGAAAGGGCTCAAGATTGATGAGCTGGAGCAGGAAGGGCGCGGTAGACGGGACGCGTGCAGGGCGTGCACGACGAAGATTCCGGTAATGGCAGATCTGGCGTGTGGAAACTGGGGCGTGCCGAAGGGCGAGCGGAAGACGTTTGTGGAAGTGTTGACCGAGAAGGGCGGTGCAATTCTGGAGAACGCGCTCAATAAGGGCGCGATCGAGGTCGAAGACGCTACGGAGCAGAGCATCGCGCTGCGGACAAAGATCGAGCGTGCGATGCAGAAGCTTGCCGAGCGCTGGAAGGATGAGCTGGATCTGCTCACAGATAAATCGCCCACTGAGCGGCTCGCATTTTATACTGATCAGTTGCAGCGGTGTATCCATTGCGGTGCGTGCAAAGCGGTCTGCCCCGTCTGCGCCTGTGATGCGGATGCGAAATGTCTGGACTTGCATGACGAACAGGACGCGTACGCGATCTCGCTCTACAATCTGCTGCGGATCCTGCATCTGATGGACTCCTGCATCCACTGCGGGCAGTGCGAGGAGGTCTGTCCCGTGGATCTTCCGCTCACGCTTATCCAGCGGCGTTTCTCTGAACGAATGCAGGCGCATCTGGACTATGAGCCGGGTGTGGACGTCACGGAGACGCCGCCGTACCAGGAGACCAAGCTGCGCTGGTCTGCGGATGCGAAGGCGTCAGAGTCCAAGGAAGCATAA
- a CDS encoding hydrogenase iron-sulfur subunit, giving the protein MVDADWEPKILAFCCNWCSYAGADAAGLERRQIPATVRVIRVMCSGRIDPAFVLMGFLEGADAVLVTGCHIGDCHYVDANYKTRNRYEFLKELVKELGLDPERLQLRWISASEGPIFADMVREVTEKVMKLGPSPFRRVWKS; this is encoded by the coding sequence GTGGTAGACGCGGATTGGGAGCCGAAGATCCTGGCATTTTGCTGTAACTGGTGCTCGTACGCCGGCGCAGATGCTGCGGGCTTAGAGCGGCGGCAGATACCTGCGACGGTACGTGTCATTCGCGTGATGTGCTCTGGCCGGATCGATCCTGCGTTTGTCCTGATGGGTTTTCTGGAGGGCGCGGACGCCGTTCTGGTCACCGGTTGCCACATCGGCGATTGCCATTATGTGGATGCGAACTACAAGACACGGAATCGCTACGAGTTCCTGAAGGAGCTGGTGAAGGAGCTCGGATTGGATCCTGAGCGGCTGCAGCTGCGCTGGATCTCCGCATCTGAGGGGCCGATATTCGCCGATATGGTCAGGGAGGTGACGGAGAAGGTAATGAAGCTCGGCCCGAGTCCTTTCCGGAGAGTGTGGAAGTCATAG
- the dnaJ gene encoding molecular chaperone DnaJ, with product MPKKNYYEILGVSKDASEAEIKKAYRRLAKQYHPDVYKGDKREAEEKFKEISEAYEVLVDKEKRAKYDQIGERVVDETFGPQGFDWSHFTRYRDVEDIFGNAIFETFFSTPGSPGFSSRGGIFDTLFGGREGIERPVRGADVRLQLDITLEEAARGVEKKIEVPMARVCEACGGTGSKSGRPSACPTCKGTGQVRTVQTRGGARVMQASVCPQCQGTGRATVDLCSACSGQGMTTKRTKIALKIKRGVKTGHEIKIPKAGRPPDSRIGGAPGDLYVQIIVMPHPVFTRRGDDLSMTVPISFAQAALGGDVRVSTIEGKQVTVTIPPETQTNTKLRVRDQGMPRPDGSHGDLFIETIVQTPRNLTKKQKELLHEALVGA from the coding sequence ATGCCGAAGAAGAACTACTACGAGATACTGGGCGTCAGTAAGGATGCCAGTGAAGCGGAGATCAAGAAGGCATACCGGCGATTGGCGAAGCAGTACCATCCAGATGTGTACAAGGGAGACAAGCGCGAGGCGGAGGAGAAGTTCAAGGAGATCTCAGAGGCGTACGAGGTGCTCGTGGATAAGGAGAAGCGCGCGAAGTACGATCAGATCGGTGAACGTGTGGTGGATGAAACGTTTGGACCACAGGGCTTCGATTGGTCTCACTTCACGCGTTATCGTGACGTAGAAGATATATTCGGGAATGCGATCTTCGAGACCTTCTTCAGCACGCCCGGGAGTCCAGGCTTCTCCAGTCGCGGTGGCATCTTTGACACCCTCTTTGGCGGTCGAGAAGGGATTGAGCGGCCGGTTCGTGGCGCTGACGTCCGATTGCAGCTTGACATAACGCTCGAAGAAGCGGCGCGCGGCGTGGAGAAGAAGATCGAGGTCCCCATGGCCCGCGTCTGTGAGGCTTGCGGCGGTACGGGCTCGAAGTCCGGGAGACCGAGCGCCTGCCCCACGTGCAAAGGCACGGGTCAGGTGCGAACCGTGCAGACACGCGGTGGTGCCCGGGTAATGCAGGCATCGGTCTGCCCACAGTGCCAGGGTACCGGCCGGGCGACGGTGGATCTCTGCAGCGCCTGCAGTGGCCAGGGCATGACGACGAAGCGGACAAAGATCGCGTTGAAGATCAAACGAGGCGTGAAGACCGGGCATGAGATCAAGATCCCAAAGGCCGGAAGACCACCGGACTCCCGCATTGGCGGCGCGCCCGGCGATCTCTACGTGCAGATCATTGTGATGCCCCATCCGGTCTTCACGCGGCGCGGCGATGATCTCTCTATGACCGTACCGATCAGCTTCGCGCAGGCCGCTCTGGGCGGCGACGTGAGAGTCAGCACCATTGAGGGCAAACAGGTGACCGTGACGATCCCACCGGAAACGCAGACGAACACGAAGTTACGTGTGCGGGATCAGGGCATGCCGCGGCCTGACGGGAGCCATGGCGATCTGTTCATCGAGACGATCGTGCAAACGCCCCGGAATCTCACGAAGAAGCAGAAGGAGTTGTTACATGAGGCCCTGGTCGGAGCGTGA